A single genomic interval of Saccharospirillum mangrovi harbors:
- a CDS encoding lysylphosphatidylglycerol synthase transmembrane domain-containing protein has translation MASNNTSGTPNYRRLLWFTLLFVGLSLAGVYTVYHQLAGQALQWDRRLLSPAALLGYALLLLVYFCADGLRLWFTLRALGERVPMSAMARLVFLNIFVSNVTPLATGGGFAQVWFLRRHGVAIGTAMTATTIRTVLAVLFIFGATPVLLLTLPGAEAAAQQSSLIPTLIVCVVLYLSFFAVLLLRPSWLARPLLLVLKLLQAVQLISAHRQRRWRYRLVRELRRFAQGFGQYFSGRWRDILASWLFTALFLLSLFSFPAVLLWALGYDLEYWLVIGRMVITTFIMYFSPTPGASGIAEGVFGHLFSDVLTVSHLVLVTVGWRVLTIYLGLLIGLFVTHRELTDGVRP, from the coding sequence ATGGCCTCAAACAACACTAGCGGCACACCCAATTATCGCCGCCTGCTGTGGTTCACCTTGCTGTTTGTCGGGCTGAGCCTGGCGGGGGTTTACACCGTCTATCACCAGTTGGCCGGCCAGGCGTTGCAGTGGGACCGTCGCTTGTTATCGCCAGCGGCGCTGTTGGGTTATGCGTTGCTGTTGCTGGTGTACTTTTGCGCCGATGGTTTGCGGCTTTGGTTTACCTTGCGCGCCCTGGGTGAGCGCGTGCCAATGTCGGCCATGGCGCGGCTGGTGTTCCTGAATATTTTTGTATCCAACGTAACGCCGTTGGCAACCGGTGGTGGCTTTGCGCAGGTCTGGTTTTTACGCCGACACGGCGTCGCCATCGGCACCGCCATGACCGCCACCACCATTCGCACCGTTTTGGCGGTGTTGTTTATTTTTGGTGCCACGCCGGTGTTGTTGCTGACGTTGCCCGGTGCCGAAGCCGCCGCACAACAATCGTCGTTAATTCCTACATTGATCGTCTGCGTGGTTCTGTATCTGAGCTTTTTCGCCGTGCTGTTATTAAGGCCCTCTTGGTTGGCGCGGCCGCTGTTGTTGGTACTGAAACTATTGCAGGCCGTGCAGCTGATTTCCGCACATCGGCAACGCCGTTGGCGGTATCGGCTGGTGCGTGAATTGCGCCGTTTTGCTCAGGGTTTTGGACAGTATTTTTCCGGTCGCTGGCGCGACATTCTGGCGTCCTGGTTGTTCACGGCATTGTTCCTGTTATCGCTGTTCTCGTTCCCGGCGGTGCTGCTGTGGGCGCTGGGTTACGATCTGGAATACTGGCTGGTGATCGGCCGCATGGTCATCACTACCTTTATCATGTATTTCTCGCCCACGCCCGGCGCATCGGGCATTGCCGAAGGCGTGTTTGGTCACTTGTTTTCCGATGTGTTGACGGTCAGCCATCTGGTGTTGGTAACCGTGGGCTGGCGCGTTTTGACCATTTATCTGGGTCTGTTGATTGGCCTCTTTGTTACGCACCGGGAATTGACTGACGGAGTTCGTCCATGA